In the Synergistaceae bacterium DZ-S4 genome, CGCTTTCAGCAGGGCCTTTCTGACGGTCTCCGCATTTTCAGCCACCCAGTACTGCAGCAGAGCCCTCTGCATCTTCCGTTCCTCATGATCTTTCGGAACATAGACATCTTCACCGGTCAGGGGATCTGTACCCGTCCAGTACATGCATGTCGAAACCGAGCCCGGGGTGGGTGTGAAATCCTGGACCTGCTCGGGCCGCATTCCGCTGTCACGGATATACTCCGCCAGCTCCACAGCTTCATTCAGCCCGGATCCGGGATGGGAAGACATGAAGTAAGGTACCAGAAACTGCTTCATGCCAAGTTCCCTGTTTTTCTGCCTGTATGCGTCAATGAACTTTACCGTCACATTGCGGGGGACTTTCTTCATAGCCCTCAGCACAGATGGGCTCACATGCTCCGGCGCTATCTTGAGCTGTCCGCTGATGTGGTATCTGCAAAGCTCATCAAGAAAATCCGTGGTGCTGTCCTCGAGGATATAGTCGTACCTGAGGCCTGAGCGGATGAAGACCTTTTTTATTCCTGGGATCTCCCTCATCTTCCTCAGAAGGCCGATATAACGGGAATGGTCCGCCCTGAGTCTTTTGCACGGTCCGGGATAAAGACATGACTTGCCCGCACATGTACCCTTCTTTTCCTGATCGGGGCATGAGGGGATGACAAAGTTGGCTGTAGGTCCGCCGACATCATGGATATAACCTTTGAAATCCTTCATCTTTTTAAATGACCGGGCCTCTTCGATCACCGAATTATCGCTCCTGGTCTGTATGATCCTCCCCTGGTGCATCGCTATCGCACAGAAAGAGCATTCTCCGAAGCACCCCCTGTGGCTTGTGATGCTGAAACGGACTTCCTCAAGCGCCGGCACACCGCCTGCTTCATCATAGGAGGGATGGGCAGCTCTTGCATAGGGAAGGCTGTAGACCTTATCCATCTCTTTCTCGGTCATAGGCCTCGCAGGCCTGTTCTGGACAACATGCCATGCTCCCTGATCCTGTATCAGCCTGCTTCCCCTTGCGTGGTTCTGCTCGATATAGAACGTCTTGAAAGCCTTCGCGAAAACTTTCTTATCGGCCCTTACTTCTTCATATGAGGGAAGTACCAGGGCATCAGCGGCATTTGACGGATCGTGTGTCTTCCAGCATGTCCCGGGAACATCTTTTATCTCGCCCGGGTCGCGCCCCTCGGAAAGATGTCTTGCTATCTCCGTGACGGGAATTTCTCCCATTCCGAAGACCAGCAGGTCTGCCCTGCTGTCGGTCAGTATCGATCTCCTCACGTCGTCGGCCCAGCAGTCATAGTGGGCCATCCTGCGAAGGCTGGCTTCGATCCCACCGATCACCAGGGGGATATCCTTCCATTGTTCCCTTATCCTGTTGCAGTAAACTATCGTTGCCCTGTCAGGACGCATGCCGCCCCTTCCTCCGGGAGAGTAAGGGTCGGTTTTTCTCTTCTTGCCCGAAGCTGTGTAATGGTTCAGCATCGAATCAAGATTGCCCGCGGTGACCATGACGCCCAGTCGGGGACGCCCCATTTTGCTGAAATCTTCGGTGCTTCTCCAGTCAGGCTGGGCAGCTATGCCTACCCTGAACCCCATCCTTTCGAGCCATCTTGAGATGATCGCGTGGCCGAAGCTTGGGTGGTCAACGTATGCATCACCCGATACGACAAGAAAATCAAGGCTGTCCCAGCCCCGTCTTTCCATGTCCTCCCTGTTCACAGGCAAAAAACTGTCCCTGGCCTCTTTTACTTTCGGTTTATCTTTTTCCAATCTCA is a window encoding:
- a CDS encoding YgiQ family radical SAM protein, whose translation is MEKDKPKVKEARDSFLPVNREDMERRGWDSLDFLVVSGDAYVDHPSFGHAIISRWLERMGFRVGIAAQPDWRSTEDFSKMGRPRLGVMVTAGNLDSMLNHYTASGKKRKTDPYSPGGRGGMRPDRATIVYCNRIREQWKDIPLVIGGIEASLRRMAHYDCWADDVRRSILTDSRADLLVFGMGEIPVTEIARHLSEGRDPGEIKDVPGTCWKTHDPSNAADALVLPSYEEVRADKKVFAKAFKTFYIEQNHARGSRLIQDQGAWHVVQNRPARPMTEKEMDKVYSLPYARAAHPSYDEAGGVPALEEVRFSITSHRGCFGECSFCAIAMHQGRIIQTRSDNSVIEEARSFKKMKDFKGYIHDVGGPTANFVIPSCPDQEKKGTCAGKSCLYPGPCKRLRADHSRYIGLLRKMREIPGIKKVFIRSGLRYDYILEDSTTDFLDELCRYHISGQLKIAPEHVSPSVLRAMKKVPRNVTVKFIDAYRQKNRELGMKQFLVPYFMSSHPGSGLNEAVELAEYIRDSGMRPEQVQDFTPTPGSVSTCMYWTGTDPLTGEDVYVPKDHEERKMQRALLQYWVAENAETVRKALLKAGRPDLIGSGQKCLVRERAAVRRMVK